In Methanobacterium bryantii, the following proteins share a genomic window:
- a CDS encoding PadR family transcriptional regulator: MSLSHAILGLLTYRPMSGYGLKKIFDKSISHVWAASLSQIYRELSALEKKRYVKSTIKKQEDRPDKKIYNITEDGKNAFQEWLKDFSGTFSSTKRDEFMLKIFFGSKLEKEQLITEFNQFILQKKEYLKSLKEIEKNFGRYRHEFTVDIPEKEEIFWNFTIKRGIMNLETAIKWAEGCIVELEKIKD; encoded by the coding sequence ATGTCGTTATCACATGCAATACTGGGCCTTTTAACTTACAGGCCAATGTCTGGTTATGGTCTAAAGAAAATATTTGATAAATCAATATCTCATGTATGGGCAGCCAGTTTGAGTCAAATTTACAGGGAATTATCAGCTTTAGAAAAAAAAAGATATGTAAAATCAACTATTAAAAAGCAGGAAGATCGGCCGGATAAGAAAATATATAATATAACTGAAGATGGTAAAAATGCATTTCAAGAGTGGCTAAAGGATTTCTCAGGAACTTTTTCGTCCACAAAAAGGGATGAATTCATGCTCAAAATTTTCTTCGGGTCAAAATTAGAAAAAGAACAGTTAATAACAGAATTTAATCAATTTATTTTGCAAAAAAAAGAATATCTAAAATCATTGAAAGAGATAGAAAAGAATTTTGGTAGATACCGCCATGAGTTTACAGTAGATATCCCTGAAAAAGAAGAGATTTTCTGGAATTTTACCATTAAAAGAGGCATAATGAATTTAGAAACTGCTATAAAATGGGCTGAAGGATGTATTGTGGAATTAGAAAAGATTAAAGATTAA